In Ensifer canadensis, a genomic segment contains:
- a CDS encoding exodeoxyribonuclease VII small subunit, producing the protein MTTTTQPDVSALSFEQAVEELERIVSALERGDVALDKSIEIYERGEALKKHCEALLKAAEDRIEKIRLDRAGKPQGVEPLDAE; encoded by the coding sequence ATGACCACCACCACGCAACCGGACGTTTCGGCCCTCTCCTTCGAGCAAGCCGTCGAAGAGCTGGAGCGCATCGTCTCGGCACTGGAACGCGGCGACGTCGCGCTCGACAAGTCGATCGAGATCTATGAGCGCGGCGAAGCGCTGAAGAAGCACTGCGAGGCGCTGTTGAAGGCTGCCGAAGACCGGATCGAAAAAATCAGGCTCGACCGTGCCGGCAAGCCGCAGGGCGTGGAACCGCTCGACGCGGAGTAA
- a CDS encoding histone deacetylase family protein — protein MTTLLYENPIFLEHEVPEGHPERPDRLKALNLALEHPNFADLKRIKATKASEDLVLLAHPEEHLRTVKRAIPEEGIANLEADTYASPFSLEAALTGIGGAVEAVDAVFTGKADNAFVAARPPGHHAEKNKAMGFCFFNTVAIAARHAQVAHGAERVAIVDWDVHHGNGTQDIFWDDPSVLFCSTHQMPLYPGTGAKDETGVKGNIVNAPLSPNAGSEHFREAFRSRVLSALTNFRPDFILISAGFDAHYRDPLAQINLVAEDFDWATGRLHEIADRSAGNRMVSLLEGGYDLQGLAESAGMHILRLMRG, from the coding sequence ATGACCACGCTGCTCTATGAAAATCCGATCTTCCTGGAACACGAGGTTCCGGAAGGTCACCCTGAAAGGCCGGACCGGCTGAAAGCGCTGAACCTTGCGCTCGAGCACCCGAATTTCGCCGACCTCAAGCGCATAAAGGCGACGAAGGCGAGCGAAGACCTGGTGCTGCTCGCCCATCCGGAGGAGCATCTGCGCACCGTCAAGCGCGCCATCCCCGAAGAGGGCATCGCCAATCTGGAAGCTGACACCTATGCCAGCCCGTTCAGCCTCGAGGCGGCATTGACCGGCATCGGCGGTGCGGTTGAGGCGGTCGATGCAGTTTTCACGGGCAAGGCCGACAACGCTTTCGTCGCGGCGCGTCCGCCCGGCCACCACGCCGAGAAGAACAAGGCCATGGGCTTCTGCTTCTTCAACACCGTCGCGATTGCCGCCCGCCACGCACAGGTGGCGCATGGGGCAGAGCGCGTGGCGATCGTCGACTGGGACGTGCACCACGGCAACGGCACTCAGGACATCTTCTGGGACGATCCGTCGGTGCTTTTCTGCTCCACTCATCAGATGCCGCTTTATCCCGGCACCGGGGCCAAGGACGAAACCGGCGTGAAAGGCAACATCGTCAACGCGCCGCTCTCGCCCAATGCCGGCAGCGAGCATTTTCGCGAGGCGTTCCGCTCTCGTGTGCTGTCGGCGCTGACGAACTTCCGGCCGGATTTCATCCTGATCTCGGCCGGCTTCGATGCCCACTACCGCGATCCGCTGGCGCAGATCAACCTTGTCGCCGAGGACTTCGACTGGGCGACGGGCCGCCTGCACGAGATCGCCGACCGCAGCGCCGGCAACCGCATGGTCAGCCTGCTCGAGGGCGGCTATGACCTGCAGGGACTGGCCGAGTCGGCCGGCATGCATATTTTGAGATTGATGAGAGGGTAA
- the dxs gene encoding 1-deoxy-D-xylulose-5-phosphate synthase: protein MPATPLLDKVTFPDDLKKIDDKDLPQLAGEVRAEMIDAVSRTGGHLGAGLGVVELTIAIHKIFNTPHDRLIFDVGHQCYPHKILTGRRDRIRTLRQEGGLSGFTRRAESEYDPFGAAHSSTSISAGLGMAVAADLDGKNRNVIAIIGDGALSAGMAYEALNNAGALDARLIVILNDNDMSIAPPTGAMSAYLARLASGRTYMGIREVGKKLTAYLGKTVDRAITRAVEHARGYVTGGTLFEEMGFYHIGPIDGHSFEHLLPVLRNVRDNAKGPVLIHVVTQKGKGYPPAEAAADKYHGVNKFDVITGAQAKAKPNAPAYTSVFAEALTQEAGFDDKIVAVTAAMPSGTGLDKFALAHPKRCFDVGIAEQHAVTFAAGLASEGYKPFAALYSTFLQRGYDQVVHDVAIQGLPVRFPIDRAGFVGADGPTHAGSFDTTYLATLPGFVVMAAADEAELKHMVRTAVAYDAGPISFRYPRGEGVGVEMPERGQILEIGKGRVVKQGSKVALLSFGTRLADCLLAAEDLDAAGLSTTVADARFAKPLDHDLIRQLARHHEVLVTIEEGAVGGFASHVLQFLAEDGLLDGGLKVRPMVMPDIWMEQAKPEAMYALAGLDRAGIVSTVFKALGQKQDIGIGAAG, encoded by the coding sequence ATGCCGGCAACCCCCTTGCTCGACAAGGTGACCTTTCCCGACGATCTGAAGAAGATCGACGACAAGGATCTGCCGCAGCTTGCCGGCGAAGTTCGTGCAGAGATGATCGATGCGGTCTCGCGTACCGGTGGCCATCTCGGCGCGGGCCTCGGCGTCGTCGAGCTGACGATCGCCATCCACAAGATATTCAACACGCCGCATGACCGGCTGATCTTCGACGTCGGCCATCAGTGCTACCCGCACAAGATTCTGACCGGCCGTCGCGATCGCATCCGCACCTTGCGCCAGGAAGGCGGCCTGTCCGGCTTCACCCGTCGCGCCGAAAGCGAATACGACCCCTTCGGTGCCGCGCACTCCTCGACGTCGATTTCCGCCGGCCTCGGCATGGCTGTCGCCGCCGACCTCGACGGCAAGAACCGCAATGTCATCGCCATCATCGGCGACGGTGCGCTTTCGGCCGGCATGGCCTATGAAGCGCTCAACAATGCGGGCGCGCTCGATGCCCGCCTGATCGTCATCCTCAACGACAACGACATGTCGATCGCGCCACCGACCGGCGCGATGAGCGCCTATCTGGCGCGCCTCGCTTCCGGCCGCACCTACATGGGCATCCGCGAAGTCGGCAAGAAACTGACGGCCTATCTCGGCAAGACGGTCGACCGGGCGATCACCCGCGCGGTCGAGCATGCCCGCGGCTACGTCACCGGCGGCACGCTGTTCGAGGAAATGGGCTTCTATCATATCGGCCCGATCGACGGTCACTCGTTCGAGCACCTGCTGCCGGTACTGCGCAACGTTCGCGACAACGCCAAGGGGCCGGTGCTGATCCATGTGGTGACGCAGAAGGGCAAGGGCTATCCGCCCGCCGAAGCCGCTGCCGACAAGTATCACGGCGTCAACAAGTTCGACGTCATCACCGGCGCGCAGGCCAAGGCAAAGCCGAACGCGCCCGCCTACACCTCGGTCTTCGCCGAAGCCCTGACGCAGGAAGCCGGTTTCGACGACAAGATCGTTGCGGTCACCGCCGCCATGCCATCCGGCACCGGGCTCGACAAGTTCGCCCTCGCCCACCCCAAGCGCTGCTTCGACGTCGGAATCGCCGAACAGCACGCGGTGACCTTTGCGGCCGGTCTGGCATCTGAAGGCTACAAGCCGTTTGCCGCACTTTATTCCACCTTCCTGCAGCGCGGCTACGACCAGGTGGTCCACGACGTGGCGATCCAGGGCCTGCCTGTGCGTTTTCCGATCGACCGCGCCGGTTTCGTCGGCGCCGACGGGCCTACCCATGCCGGCTCCTTCGACACGACCTATCTCGCGACCCTGCCCGGCTTCGTCGTCATGGCAGCCGCCGACGAGGCAGAGCTGAAGCACATGGTGCGGACCGCTGTCGCCTATGATGCCGGCCCGATCTCGTTCCGCTATCCGCGCGGCGAAGGCGTGGGCGTCGAAATGCCGGAGCGCGGCCAGATCCTTGAAATCGGCAAGGGCCGCGTGGTCAAGCAAGGCTCCAAGGTGGCGCTGCTTTCCTTCGGCACGCGCCTTGCCGACTGTTTGTTGGCCGCCGAAGATCTCGACGCGGCGGGTCTTTCGACGACGGTTGCCGACGCGCGCTTTGCCAAGCCACTCGACCACGACCTCATCCGCCAGCTTGCCCGCCATCACGAAGTGCTTGTGACCATCGAGGAAGGCGCAGTCGGCGGTTTTGCCAGCCACGTGCTGCAGTTCCTCGCAGAAGACGGCCTGCTCGACGGTGGCCTGAAGGTGCGCCCGATGGTGATGCCTGACATCTGGATGGAGCAGGCAAAGCCCGAAGCGATGTATGCCTTGGCCGGCCTCGACCGCGCCGGCATCGTTTCTACGGTGTTCAAGGCACTCGGCCAGAAGCAGGATATCGGCATCGGCGCTGCCGGCTAA
- a CDS encoding acyl-CoA thioesterase: MDGRERENVTEIRIPFRDIDMHGHMHNAAYYAHAEAALSQLWRHRPSVVHEPAYLVRRSACVFHRGLRYDEPARFIVTVAKIGGSSVSFAVRVEAAGQLAAELEIVWVAVDRERHTPLPVPAATREWLGSYIL, encoded by the coding sequence ATGGACGGCAGGGAGCGGGAAAACGTCACGGAAATCCGCATTCCGTTTCGCGATATAGACATGCATGGCCACATGCACAATGCCGCCTACTATGCCCATGCCGAAGCGGCACTTTCCCAACTCTGGCGGCACCGGCCGTCGGTCGTCCATGAGCCTGCCTATCTCGTTCGCCGCTCGGCCTGTGTCTTCCATCGCGGCCTGCGCTATGACGAGCCGGCGCGCTTCATCGTTACTGTCGCCAAGATCGGCGGAAGCTCGGTGAGCTTTGCCGTGCGCGTCGAGGCGGCCGGCCAGCTTGCGGCAGAACTCGAGATTGTCTGGGTTGCCGTCGATCGCGAACGGCACACGCCGCTGCCGGTGCCGGCCGCAACGCGCGAATGGCTCGGCAGCTACATTCTCTGA
- a CDS encoding energy-coupling factor ABC transporter ATP-binding protein, protein MDIRFTDCSVRFGERVALQPLTLTITERRVGIIGLNGSGKTTFARLINGLVKPSAGSVTVNGLDTVKDERAVLSEAGFIFQNPQHQLIMPVVADDIGFGLKNRGLKGEEIDKRTQAVLSRFGVEHLARRRVHELSGGETQLIAMASVVVTDPKILILDEPTNQLDLRNRRRVADTIATLDEDTLVITHDLPLVENVERLLLFHEGRLAADGAPQETIRHYHEIAGC, encoded by the coding sequence ATGGACATCCGCTTTACCGATTGCTCGGTCCGCTTCGGCGAACGGGTGGCGCTGCAGCCGCTGACGCTGACGATCACCGAAAGGCGTGTCGGCATTATCGGCCTCAATGGCTCCGGTAAGACAACCTTCGCGCGGCTGATCAACGGTCTAGTCAAACCTTCTGCCGGCAGCGTCACCGTCAATGGCCTCGATACGGTCAAGGACGAGCGCGCCGTGCTTTCCGAAGCCGGCTTCATCTTCCAGAATCCGCAGCACCAGCTGATCATGCCCGTCGTTGCCGATGACATCGGCTTCGGCCTGAAGAACCGCGGCCTCAAAGGCGAGGAAATCGACAAGCGGACGCAAGCGGTGCTGTCGCGCTTCGGCGTCGAGCACCTGGCGCGGCGCCGGGTTCACGAACTCTCCGGCGGCGAGACCCAGCTGATCGCCATGGCCAGCGTCGTCGTCACCGATCCCAAAATCCTGATCCTCGACGAGCCGACCAACCAGCTCGACCTACGCAACCGGCGGCGCGTCGCCGACACGATCGCGACACTTGACGAAGACACGCTGGTCATCACCCACGACCTGCCGCTGGTCGAAAATGTCGAGCGCCTGCTGCTCTTCCACGAAGGACGGCTTGCCGCCGATGGCGCGCCGCAGGAAACGATCCGCCACTACCACGAGATCGCCGGATGCTGA
- a CDS encoding class I adenylate-forming enzyme family protein: protein MPFAAAIARHAEQIPQVPAFRMEGRVFTFRELALCAGQLVSAFGRLTADTGNKNVLPATTKLIALEIGNHPLFAAAFVAATSGGHCVVLIDPHLPETTRAAMREQLRPDITVRADGEGLRLDATASGQSLLFAAGSDEDMTPIAIGADDEPFLVVFTSGTTGMPKAIVRDRGSWRRSLKMGQDFFGINSDTRTFAPGPLAHGLTLYAFAETLVAGAEFVGMAHFDAARASETIASQDVRRLVLVPTMLRRLCASPSHAALASVQKITVAGAKLTPADRAAAATPFSQADIVEYYGASELGFISVAGPGDTASATAVGRAFPGVGLIVLDESEKPLPSGEAGTIFVNSDLISSGYIGTGDGAGLRRVGRLATVGDLGFLSADGTLHLVGRSGGMVLSGGNNIYPQEVEATLVGHADVHAAFVLGLDHPDLGSELVAVIEPNGATIDRAALDRHLDSHLPRYKHPRRIWLCHTLPMTQSGKVAAGTLKQWIVDGHDALEPFV from the coding sequence ATGCCGTTTGCCGCCGCCATTGCGCGCCACGCGGAACAAATCCCGCAAGTCCCGGCCTTCCGCATGGAAGGCCGGGTTTTCACATTCCGGGAGCTTGCGCTTTGCGCCGGCCAGCTCGTTTCCGCGTTCGGGAGATTGACGGCAGACACCGGGAATAAAAACGTCCTGCCCGCCACCACAAAGCTGATCGCACTGGAGATCGGCAACCATCCCCTTTTCGCTGCCGCATTCGTCGCCGCAACATCAGGCGGGCATTGCGTTGTTTTGATCGACCCACATCTGCCGGAGACAACGCGGGCGGCAATGCGTGAGCAATTGCGCCCCGACATCACGGTTCGCGCCGACGGCGAGGGGCTGCGGCTCGATGCGACCGCTTCCGGTCAAAGCCTGCTTTTCGCCGCCGGTTCAGACGAAGACATGACGCCGATCGCCATCGGCGCCGATGACGAGCCGTTTCTCGTCGTCTTCACTTCCGGTACCACGGGCATGCCGAAAGCGATCGTGCGCGATCGCGGGTCCTGGCGGCGCAGCCTGAAGATGGGCCAGGATTTTTTTGGCATTAACAGCGACACGCGCACCTTCGCCCCCGGCCCGCTCGCCCATGGGCTGACGCTCTATGCGTTCGCCGAAACGCTTGTTGCCGGCGCCGAATTCGTCGGCATGGCGCATTTCGATGCGGCGCGTGCGTCCGAGACCATCGCCTCGCAGGATGTCAGACGGCTCGTGCTGGTACCGACGATGCTGAGGCGGCTCTGCGCATCGCCTTCCCATGCGGCATTGGCGTCGGTGCAGAAGATCACCGTTGCCGGCGCCAAGCTGACACCCGCCGATCGCGCAGCCGCTGCGACACCGTTTTCGCAAGCTGACATCGTCGAGTATTACGGAGCATCCGAACTCGGCTTCATCAGCGTTGCCGGTCCCGGCGACACAGCATCGGCGACCGCCGTCGGACGCGCCTTTCCCGGTGTCGGCCTAATCGTGCTCGACGAGAGCGAAAAGCCGCTACCGTCAGGCGAAGCCGGCACGATCTTCGTCAACAGCGACCTGATTTCGAGCGGCTATATCGGCACCGGAGATGGTGCGGGCCTCAGGCGTGTCGGCAGGCTCGCAACCGTCGGCGACCTCGGATTCCTTAGTGCCGACGGCACGCTGCATCTCGTCGGGCGCTCCGGCGGCATGGTGCTTTCCGGCGGCAACAACATCTATCCGCAGGAGGTCGAGGCGACGCTTGTCGGGCATGCCGATGTGCATGCGGCGTTCGTTCTCGGACTGGACCATCCCGATCTCGGCAGCGAACTCGTCGCCGTCATCGAGCCGAATGGTGCAACAATCGACCGAGCGGCGCTCGACCGTCATCTCGACAGCCATCTGCCGCGCTATAAACATCCACGACGGATCTGGCTTTGCCATACCTTACCGATGACGCAATCTGGTAAGGTGGCCGCCGGGACTCTCAAGCAATGGATTGTGGACGGACATGACGCCCTTGAGCCCTTCGTCTGA
- a CDS encoding biotin transporter BioY encodes MNTRDLVLIALFAAIVVVLGLIPPITLGFIPVPITAQSMGVMLAGCILGAKRGAFAFLLFILLVAIGLPVLSGGRGGLAVFAGPSGGFILGWVVATFVTGLIAQRFVREGQAELHQFVGFFLASVIGGIVVLYAIGMPWVSAVTGTPLLAVATGSLAFLPGDLLKAAIATLAARAVFAGYPLLPVRA; translated from the coding sequence ATGAACACCAGAGATCTCGTCCTTATCGCCCTCTTTGCCGCGATCGTCGTCGTGCTCGGCCTCATTCCGCCGATCACGCTCGGCTTCATTCCCGTGCCGATCACCGCGCAGTCCATGGGCGTGATGCTCGCCGGCTGCATTCTCGGCGCCAAGCGCGGCGCTTTCGCCTTCCTGCTCTTCATTCTGCTCGTCGCCATTGGTCTGCCGGTGCTATCAGGCGGTCGTGGCGGTCTCGCCGTCTTTGCCGGCCCGTCTGGCGGCTTCATTCTCGGCTGGGTCGTTGCCACCTTCGTCACCGGCCTGATCGCGCAGCGCTTCGTCCGGGAAGGCCAGGCTGAACTGCACCAGTTCGTCGGCTTCTTCCTCGCCTCGGTAATCGGCGGCATCGTCGTGCTCTATGCGATCGGCATGCCCTGGGTATCGGCCGTCACCGGCACGCCGCTGCTCGCGGTTGCCACCGGTTCGCTCGCATTCCTTCCCGGCGACCTGCTGAAGGCCGCCATCGCGACGCTTGCCGCACGCGCCGTCTTCGCCGGCTATCCGCTGCTGCCGGTTCGCGCCTGA
- a CDS encoding zinc-dependent alcohol dehydrogenase family protein — protein MRSTLVSQFGDPRQVIALVDAERIPPGHGGVEIALSLSAINPSDLIPVTGAYSARTTLPFVPGFEGVGTVNRIGAGVTTLKPGDRVIPIGASGLWQQYLVRPAEWCFAVPDDIDDRQAATSYVNPLTTIRLIEALKSHFGSVNGQRIGVTAAGSAIGGMLLKLMSGEGAKPIGIVRSQRSAERLASDTPGKIVIADKGHIPSGLAFDAIVDAVGGPFAGELIGQTLQLGAAFIQYGALSGVPVPIPAIQARPDVRFSFLWLRTWVHAAGRPAIEAAFAQSFAGLRTGLFSSRIAQTYPLSCLDEALAHQADPRRDGKLLLDTRC, from the coding sequence ATGCGCTCCACCCTCGTTAGCCAGTTCGGCGATCCGCGACAAGTGATTGCGCTCGTCGATGCCGAGCGAATCCCGCCGGGGCACGGCGGGGTCGAGATCGCGCTCTCCCTGTCGGCCATCAATCCCTCCGACCTCATTCCCGTCACCGGCGCCTATAGTGCCCGGACGACCCTGCCCTTCGTGCCCGGCTTCGAGGGCGTCGGCACCGTCAACCGCATCGGCGCTGGCGTTACGACCTTGAAGCCCGGCGATCGCGTGATCCCGATCGGCGCAAGCGGCCTTTGGCAGCAATATCTGGTACGGCCGGCCGAATGGTGCTTTGCCGTGCCTGACGATATCGACGACCGCCAGGCGGCCACCAGCTACGTCAACCCGCTGACGACGATCCGGCTCATCGAAGCGCTCAAGTCCCATTTCGGATCGGTGAACGGCCAGAGAATCGGCGTGACCGCAGCGGGTTCGGCCATCGGCGGCATGCTGCTGAAGCTCATGTCGGGCGAAGGCGCAAAACCGATAGGGATCGTGCGCAGCCAACGCAGCGCCGAGCGGCTTGCGTCCGACACACCCGGCAAAATCGTCATCGCCGATAAAGGGCATATCCCTTCGGGCCTTGCCTTCGACGCCATTGTCGACGCGGTCGGCGGCCCGTTTGCCGGCGAGCTCATCGGCCAGACGCTCCAGCTCGGCGCCGCATTCATCCAGTATGGCGCGCTTAGCGGTGTGCCCGTGCCGATACCGGCAATCCAGGCTCGGCCGGATGTACGCTTCTCCTTTCTGTGGCTGAGAACCTGGGTGCACGCCGCCGGTCGGCCAGCGATCGAAGCGGCTTTTGCGCAGAGTTTTGCCGGTCTGCGCACCGGGCTTTTCTCAAGCCGGATTGCGCAAACCTACCCGCTCAGTTGCCTGGATGAGGCCTTGGCGCATCAGGCGGATCCTCGCCGCGACGGCAAGCTGCTGCTTGATACGCGCTGTTGA
- a CDS encoding energy-coupling factor transporter transmembrane component T family protein, whose amino-acid sequence MLTSLHIEGNSWLHRLPVRAKLLALVALSILLFLTSSLVVQLIAFVISGGLYLSVGLSWREALKRVGFVFFTIFFLAAVNLFLLPLNEVAVLTLRLMALVLFAAAVTATTTIGGFMDEITVLLTPFERLGWVRAADVSLALGLVLRFVPDIFTRYQAIREAHRARGLPVRPLTIIGPLIILTLKDADTIAAAIDARGFRRQ is encoded by the coding sequence ATGCTGACGAGCCTGCACATCGAGGGCAACAGCTGGCTGCACCGGCTGCCGGTGCGTGCGAAGCTTTTGGCACTGGTGGCGCTCAGCATCCTGCTTTTCCTCACCAGCTCGCTCGTCGTGCAGCTGATCGCCTTTGTGATTTCCGGCGGGCTCTATCTCTCGGTCGGCCTTTCCTGGCGCGAAGCGCTGAAACGCGTCGGCTTCGTCTTCTTCACGATCTTCTTTCTCGCGGCCGTGAACCTCTTCCTTCTCCCCTTGAACGAAGTCGCCGTCTTGACCCTGCGCCTGATGGCCCTGGTGCTTTTCGCCGCTGCCGTGACCGCAACGACGACGATCGGCGGCTTCATGGACGAGATCACGGTGCTGCTGACGCCCTTCGAACGCCTGGGCTGGGTGCGCGCTGCCGATGTCAGCCTGGCGCTTGGGCTCGTCCTGCGCTTTGTGCCAGACATTTTCACGCGCTATCAGGCCATTCGCGAAGCACACCGGGCGCGTGGGCTGCCGGTGCGACCGTTGACGATCATCGGACCACTGATCATCCTGACGCTCAAAGATGCGGATACGATCGCCGCGGCGATTGACGCGCGTGGTTTTCGCCGTCAATAA
- a CDS encoding thiolase family protein, with product MSPSSDPSRTPVIVAALRTPVGRVRGVLAEVEPARLAAPLITRILADVGLAAEALDDVILGNAANCAGNLGRLAALEAGLPVSTPGLTIDRQCGAGLEAITLAARLIQSGAGRFYLAGGTESASRAHIRLRPPTTPGEEPQPIKRSRMAPDEIGDPDMGVAAENVATACSISRERQDAFALESQRRAVAAQGAGRFTREIVPIETTAGIVEADECPRANASLETLQRLKPVFVQDGTVTAGNACPINDGAAMVLVTSLAEARRLGLSFALEFIDATTAGVHPDLLGLGPVPAMEKLKARNPALDVDAIDFIEFNEAFASQVLGSLDQLDISPERVNLDGGAIALGHPYGASGAILVVRLFTQMLAVPRETQALAMMGIGGGMGGVALFRSLRPTE from the coding sequence TTGAGCCCTTCGTCTGACCCATCGCGCACACCGGTGATCGTGGCGGCCCTGCGTACGCCTGTTGGGCGCGTGCGCGGCGTGCTCGCGGAGGTCGAGCCGGCACGGCTCGCTGCGCCGTTGATCACCCGCATCCTCGCCGATGTCGGCCTGGCGGCGGAGGCGCTCGATGACGTCATCCTCGGCAATGCCGCCAACTGCGCCGGCAACCTTGGACGGCTGGCGGCACTTGAGGCCGGACTTCCGGTATCGACACCCGGCCTGACCATTGACCGGCAGTGCGGCGCCGGGCTCGAGGCCATCACCCTTGCCGCCCGTCTCATCCAGTCGGGCGCCGGTCGCTTCTACCTTGCCGGCGGCACCGAAAGCGCCAGTCGCGCCCATATTCGCCTGAGGCCGCCGACGACCCCTGGCGAAGAGCCTCAACCGATCAAGCGTTCGCGCATGGCACCGGACGAGATCGGTGACCCTGACATGGGCGTTGCCGCCGAAAACGTCGCCACAGCCTGCAGCATTTCCCGCGAAAGACAGGATGCGTTTGCGCTCGAAAGCCAGCGACGCGCCGTCGCCGCCCAGGGCGCGGGCCGGTTTACGCGCGAGATCGTACCGATCGAAACGACTGCGGGGATCGTCGAGGCCGACGAATGCCCGCGCGCCAATGCATCGCTCGAAACCCTGCAGCGGCTGAAACCCGTCTTCGTCCAGGACGGCACGGTGACCGCCGGAAATGCCTGCCCGATCAACGACGGCGCAGCGATGGTTCTGGTGACCAGCCTTGCCGAAGCGCGACGCCTGGGGCTTTCCTTTGCGCTCGAATTCATCGATGCGACGACCGCCGGTGTGCATCCCGATCTGCTCGGGCTCGGCCCGGTGCCGGCGATGGAAAAACTGAAAGCGCGCAATCCGGCGCTTGATGTCGATGCGATTGATTTCATCGAATTCAACGAGGCCTTCGCCTCGCAGGTGCTCGGCAGCCTAGATCAACTCGATATTTCGCCGGAACGGGTCAATCTCGACGGCGGTGCCATCGCCCTCGGCCATCCCTATGGCGCATCCGGCGCGATCCTCGTGGTGCGGCTGTTCACGCAGATGCTGGCAGTCCCGCGCGAAACGCAGGCACTGGCGATGATGGGCATCGGCGGCGGCATGGGCGGCGTCGCGCTGTTCCGCAGCCTGCGGCCTACCGAATAG
- a CDS encoding pirin family protein yields the protein MSFFPGPDPLAGDKPACDAIEHLIIPRTSDIGGLQVRRALPTAKRRLVGPFIFFDRMGPALLRAGEAIDVRPHPHIGLSTVTYLFDGEIKHRDSLGTEMVIRPGDVNLMTAGRGIVHSERSPENQRGHERSVSGLQTWLALPDHKEEIDPIFDHTERHMLPQLNDGGIDARVVIGSFEGQKSPVSVFTDTIYVDLNIAPGKSAPFAANWEERAIYILSGEAIIAGDHFADNQLLVFRPGDEITVTAGPLGCHVMLFGGAALGSARHIWWNFVSSSKDRIEKAKEEWRTGRFDIVPGDEEEFVPLPTG from the coding sequence ATGTCCTTCTTTCCAGGCCCCGACCCGCTCGCCGGCGACAAGCCCGCCTGCGACGCCATCGAACACCTGATCATCCCGCGCACCAGCGACATCGGCGGATTGCAGGTTCGCCGCGCACTACCGACAGCGAAGCGGCGGCTTGTCGGGCCGTTCATCTTCTTCGACCGGATGGGACCGGCGCTGTTGCGTGCCGGCGAGGCGATCGACGTTCGGCCGCATCCGCATATCGGCCTTTCGACCGTGACCTATCTGTTCGACGGCGAAATCAAGCATCGCGACAGCCTCGGCACCGAAATGGTCATCCGCCCCGGCGACGTGAACCTGATGACCGCCGGCCGCGGCATCGTTCACTCCGAGCGTTCACCGGAAAACCAGCGCGGGCATGAACGCTCGGTTTCCGGGTTGCAGACCTGGCTGGCGCTCCCCGACCACAAGGAAGAGATCGACCCGATCTTCGACCATACCGAACGGCACATGCTGCCGCAGCTCAATGACGGCGGCATAGATGCCCGGGTGGTGATCGGCAGCTTCGAAGGGCAGAAGTCGCCGGTCTCGGTCTTTACCGACACGATCTATGTCGACCTCAACATCGCGCCCGGCAAAAGCGCGCCGTTTGCCGCCAATTGGGAAGAGCGTGCGATCTATATCCTCTCAGGCGAAGCGATCATCGCCGGCGACCACTTCGCCGACAATCAGCTGCTGGTCTTCCGGCCTGGCGACGAAATCACCGTCACCGCCGGTCCGCTCGGCTGTCATGTCATGCTGTTCGGCGGCGCAGCACTCGGCTCGGCCCGCCACATCTGGTGGAATTTCGTGTCATCGTCAAAGGACCGCATCGAGAAGGCCAAGGAAGAATGGCGCACCGGCCGCTTCGACATCGTGCCCGGCGACGAGGAGGAATTCGTGCCCCTTCCCACCGGTTGA